The following DNA comes from Marinifilum sp. JC120.
AGTTCCATTTCGCTGGGATCAATGATGGTCAGGGGCGCACTGGCGGCAAGTTCAGCTTTGCTGGAACGGTTTACGTCGGAAGGTTGGAAATAGTCACCGACTTTGATGTTCATGCGGGCGATGATCCCGTTGAAGGGCGCGCGCAGTTCCAGCTTTTCCGGTGCACGGCTGACTTTGCGCAGTTCCGCGCGGGCACTATTAAGCTTGGCCTGTGCTGTGGCGATATTCATTTTTGCCACGGAAAGGGCGGCTTTGGCTCTTGTGAAGCGGAAGCGGGCTTGATCATACATGTTCCGGGCGAGGAATTGTTGTTCGAAAAGTTGTTTCTTACGTTTGAGATCCTGTTCCGCTTCAGTGAGGGTCTCCTCTGCCTGCTTCATGGTGGCCCGCAGTCCGTCCAGTTCACGCTGGGCGGCGAGATAGTCCGCTTCGCATTGGGAAACTTCCGAGTGTTTGTCACGGGAGTCTATACGGGCCAGCAACTGTCCGCTTGAATCATTCGCAGGGCCGAATATCCTTGTACCTTCCCGCAGCGGATTTCCGTCTTTGTCTTGACCGATGAAGACAACTTTACCGGGTTCTTCAAACTGGAGGGAGGATTTGCGCACTGCCTCGGCTCGGCCTTCAGCCATGACCCAGCTGGATACCGGGCCGTTGGATATTTCGTGGACACTTACCCGTAAAGCCGGCTGTGCAGATGTGTTTGAGTTTGCAATGGCTTGAATCTCATCCATACGCCAGAGCCAGACAAAGATTACGGCGGCAGTTGTAATTGCTGCTATAGAATACAGGCTGGTTTTTTTTAGGGATGGCATTTCTATCTCGTTAGTTTTGCAGTTGTTCTTTCAGAACTGTTTCCTTCAATCTTTATTATTCGAATGATTGCTCGATAAACCGTATGAGTTCCGTTTGACATAGCTCAGGAAGTCATGTCAATAAAATTCGAACAACCATTCTACAAATGAGGATTCAATGCCCAGAAAAGTAGATCAGGAAGGAACAATCAAACGTAGGGAGCAGATTCTCAAGGCTGCCGGAAAATGTTTTGCCGCTAAAGGGTTTCACCAATCAAGCATGGCGGATATCTGCAAAGAAGCAGGACTCAGCCCCGGCACTGTGTACCATTATTTCCGTTCAAAGGATGAGATGGTTCTTCATTTTGCACAGCGGGAGTTGGAGCAGGCACAGGAGTATGCCGAAGTTTTGAAAAATGTCGGTTCTGTTGAGGAGTTGGTTGATTTTACCATTTCGGCCATTCTGGATCCTGAGGAGCACGGGGAATTACAGTTCTATCTTGAACTGTTGACCGAGGGAGGTCGCAATCGCGATGTGGGTAAGGCTTTGCTTCAGGCTGATGAAGTCGTGTACTATGCTCTCAAAAAACACCTGAAGAGACTTGAAGCACATGGTAATGGGGCTTCAAAAAGTTCTCTTGCTTATTATGTGGGAATGCAGATAGTTGCGCTGGAAATTTTTAAGCTGGAGGACCCCTCTGCCAAAGAGTGCCGGGAAGTGTCCATGCTATTTAAAAAGGGATTATTGAGCGTCTTGACCGGAGAAAAAGATAATTAATTCCCGATGTTTTATGAAAAAGTATGATGTTAATCCCGGACGAACTCAGAATAAGCCTGAGTTCGTCCGGGATTAAATGTTTACTTGGAAGAGCTATGCGAATACCCGCCGTATTCAGCGCCCAGTGAATTGGTCACCGGGTTTTTCTCAAAGTAATCCAGACATCTTTTCATGTCTTCAATGAGCAGTGATCCAATGTCGCGGCTGACCCCGTGGCGGACCAGAACGCGCATCAGCACTAGATCTTCCCGGTGGGCAGGCATGGAATAAGCCGGAACCTGCCAGCCTCTGGAGCGCAGTTTATCCGAGAGATCGTAGCAGTTGAATCCTGTTACGGATTTTTTCAGCGACCATGATACTGCGGGTATGCCGCCCCTGCCGTTGTAAACGATATCGAACACGCCCAGCTTTTCGATTTCATCGGCAAGGTATGCGGCGGTATCGTAGCAGGCCTGATGGATTTTGCGGTAACCTTCCCTGCCCAGCCGTAGGAAGTTATAGTACTGGGCAACGATTTGGCCCCCCGGTCTGGAAAAGTTAAGGGCGAAAGAAGGCATGTTGCCGCCCAGATAGTTGACCCAGAAAATAAGGTCGTCCGGGAGGTGTTCGCGGTCACGCCATATGACCCAGCCCACTCCCAGCGGGGAAAGACCGAATTTGTGACCGGAAGTATTGATGGACTTCACCCGTTCAAGTCTGAAATCCCATTCAAGGTCCGGGTCGCAGAACGGGGCAAGGAAGCCTCCGCTTGCTCCGTCAACATGAATAGGGATATCCAGTCCGGTTTCATCCTGAAGTTTGTCCAGAGCTGCGCAGACTTCCTTGACCGGTTCGTAGTCGCAGGTGAAGGTTACCCCGAGGGTGGGTACCACGCCGATGGTGTTTTCGTCGCAGCGTTTGATCACTTCTTCGGGACTCATGATCAAGCGGTCTTTTTCCATGGGGATTTCGCGTAGTTCCACATCCCAGTATTTGGCGAATTTGTGCCAGCAGATCTGTACCGGACCGCAGATCATGTTCGGTTTATCAGTGGGTTTGCCCTGCGCTTTCATTTTTTCACGCCAACGCCATTTCATGGCCATGCCGCCGAGCATGGCTGCTTCGGATGATCCGGTGGTGGAGCAGCCGAGGGTGTTTGCGGCATCCGGGGAATTCCAGAGATCGGCCAGCATGTGAACGCAGCGGTTTTCGAGTTCTGCTGTCTGGGGATATTCATCTTTGTCGATCATGTTTTTGTCCAAGCACTCGTCCATGAGCTGGTGGACTTCAGGATCTACCCATGTGGAGCAGAAGGTCGCCAGATTCTGGCGGGAATTACCATCGAGCATCAATTCATCATGAACTACCTGATACACATCCCTTGGAAGGTGTTCCTCTTCAGGAAATTTATATTTTGGAAGCGTTACAGAGAGGTCTGATGAGGCGTAAATGTCATCCAGAAGCTCTCCTCGTATCTTGTCTTTTTCGTGCAGCATTTTGTATCTCCTGATTTTATTGTTTGCAGATGAATTGGTTCAGTCCGATTCTTCGTCCCGCTTCCAGTTTGGTTTTTTCAAAGCATTAATCAGTAAAGGCAGGCCCACAAAAACGATCATACCTGCGGCCACCAGAGCCACATACAGTGCCGGATTACCCACTTTGAGGTTTGTGGGCGGGAAGAATCCGACAATTAAGGCGAAGCATACACCCAGCAGTCCGATTCCCGCAACAGCGCAAAGCCCGAACAGCCCGCCGGGGACCTTATAAGTCCGCGGCAGGTCGGGCCGGGTGTAGCGGAGTTTGATGGCTGCGGCATACATCAGAATGTACATGACCAGATACAGAGTCACGGTCATGGCTGAAATCATGAAGAAAGCCACGCTCACGTTATCCATTATGAAATAGAGTCCGGCAAGCAGGCTGACGATCACGGCTTGAACCAAGAGGATGTTGATGGGCATTCCATTCTTGTTGGTTTTTGCCAGCAGGGGAGGCAGTTCGCCCTGATCAGCAGTATGTAAAAGTCCACGGCTGGGACCGCTGATCCATGACATTACTCCGCCGATGGCCCCGAAGGAAACCAGCAGTCCGATTACCGGGGTCATGAAGTCCATGTGGAATTTGGAAAGCAGCATTTCAAAGGCCTGCATGAGGCCCGCTGTCAGGCTGATTTCCTTGGCCGGGATCACTGCCGCTACGGAAAGGGAGCCCAGCGTGAAAAGTAGAAAGATTATTCCCGCAGCCAGAAACATTGATTCCGGGAATTGCTTGCCGGGATCTTCCAATTCATTGGCATGGACAGCATGCACTTCCACCCCGGCGAAGAGGAGGATGATCCCGGCCAGAAAGGCCACGCTTCCCAATCCGCTGATGCTGGGAAAAAGCCTTGCGTGAGGGAGTTCCCCTGCTGCTTTTTCCGCTGCTTCAACAGCCGGGGAGACCTGCATGAATTCCATGGGATTACCCATATTCACCCAAAGCAGTCCTAGGACGATGATCATTATCCCCGGAAGCACTGTTCCCAGCAGCACTCCATATTTAGTTACTTTGCTGACGATATCGGTCCCGGCAAGGGTGATGAAGGTGGCACCCCAATAAGCGATCAGAATTATGGAGCCGGTGTAGGCTCCGCTGTTGGCCAGTCCGGGGTCCATGAATAAATAAGCCAGTGCTCCGGCGGCAAAACCCAGAACCGTGGGATACCAGACAACATTCTGAATCCATTGCAGCCAGATTGCCGTGAATCCCCATCTGGAGCCGAAGGCTGCCTTGACCCAAGTGTAGACTCCGCCGGACTCTTTGGAAAATGCCCCGCCCAGTTCCGCTGCGACTAGTGAGGCCGGGATAAGAAATATGAGAGTTGAGAAAAGAATGTAGAAGATCATGGAAAGCCCTTCACGGGCCATCATGGGCAGCCCGCGCAGACTGCACACTGCGGCTACGGTCATCAGGGAGAGGGTAAACACTGACAATCTTTTTTTTGCAGGATCTGGCATAGGCGGTTTTCCTTATTCTGTTATTAATGAAATCCGGTGCGGATTGTTTGCTGGCTTTTACCATTATAGGAAAGAGTTTGCAGTTAACTTTATTTTTTACGGCACAGAATGGAAAAGATCAACCGGGGATAATAAAAATGTATGCTACATACGTATATCATAAGGCTGTTTGAGGAACTCTGCATGCAAATAAGGCTGTTCTTGTTACTTTGTTACTTAGCGTAGACTAGAAATAGACTCGTGGAGTATGATATCTAAGGGGAATCAATAATAAGTGACATTTTTTGTGTCATAGCGACAATCTTGTCGCGAGACGGCTCGACCCTTGGTAAGGCAGGGCTTTTGTCCATTTTACTGTTTTTTACGACACTATAGTCGCGTACAGCTGAGAATGTTAATTCGGGCTATTGCGCCAACTTTCACAAGCTGTGCGCTGGTTTTGGTGAGTCCTTACTGTTTTGGCCCGGTTATTGCTTAGAGAGGGGCAATGCGGCTGCAGACGTATTAGTATGATTATCATGCGCACAAGGGGTGATTGCCGGATGACCGGCAGTTGCAAAATAGCACAATCAACACATGCTCTTTAGTTAAAAGCTAGTTATATAAAAGAGTTGCAAGCGTACTGACTTAAGGGAGGAAGTATGGCTACAAGTAGTAAAGGCGAAGGGGCGGACCTTCGTCCAGATTTAAAAATTCTTGTTCCGGCAACGCTGGTGCTGTTCGCAATTATCGCGTGCTCCATTTTGTTTACCGAAGCAAGTGAAAAAGTTCTCAAGGCTGCGTACGGCGCTTTCGCCAGCAACACTGGTACCATCTATCTGTGGGTTACCGTAGGTATGATGTTTCTCTGCGCTTTTTTCATGTTCTCCAGCTACGGCAACATCAAGTTTGGAGAAGAAGATGAGAAGCCTGAATTTAATAACTTCTCATGGATCGCCATGATGTTCTGCTCCGGTGTTGCCGGTGCGGTTATGTTCTGGTCCATTGTTGAGCCTCTGTTCAACCTGGCTTATCCTCCAAAATTCGCAGAACCCCTGAGCAGGGAATCTTTTGAGTGGGCCATGTCCTACGTCCTGCTGCACTGGGGACCCGTAACCTGGCCTTGGTATATGGTTACCGCACTGCCCATTTGCTACATGTTCTACAAGCGTAAAAAGCCTGTTCTGCGTATCAGCGCCGCTGCAGAGCCTGTACTCGGCGAAAAAGTCAACGGCGGCATCGGCAAGGGAATCGAGGTGTTCTTCATCATCGGTCTCATGTTCTCCAATGCCGCGGTTATGGGCGTTTCCGTTCCTATTGTTAACCATGCGCTGGCTAAGACTCTCGGCATTGAGCCGAGCTTCACCATGGAAATGTTCATTCTTGCTGTGAGTGCTGTTATCTTCACCGCCAGTGTTTCCATGGGTCTGAAGAAAGGTATTAAAATCCTTTCCGACACCAACGTTGTCATTGCGCTGTCCATGGTTTTCTTCTGCCTCGTTGCAGGTCCTACCGTATTCATTATGGACAACTTCACCAACTCCTTCGGGAACATGGTGGGTAACTTCTGGTCCATGATCTTCTGGACCGATCCTTACACCGATGGCTCCTTCCCGCAGGACTGGACGATTTTCTACGCTCTGTGGATGGCTTCCTACGGTCCTTTCATGGGTCTGTTCATCGCCCGTATCTCTCGCGGACGTACTGTAAGAAACGTAATCGGCATGGGTCTGGCTGGCGGTATCGCTGGTTCTTACATGATCCACGCTGTATTTGGCGGTTACACCATGTGGGCTCAGCTCAATGGCGTTGTTGATGCTGTTGGCGTACTCAAAGCCAGCGGCGGTCCCGCAGCTCTGGTTGCGGTTCTCAGCACACTGCCCGCAGGTTCCGTTGTACTCATCGGTTACTGCGTGTTTTCCACCATCTTCCTGGCAACCAGTGTTGACTCCTGCGCATATATCATTTCCTGCGCAGCAACCACCAAACTGGTTCCCGGACATGAACCCACCAGAGGTCACCGCTTTTACTGGGCTGCTGTTCAGGCTGGTCTTGCATTGGCAGCGATCACCATGGGAGGTCTCGGGCCGGTTAAGATCTTTGCGAACTTTGCCGGAGCACTCATGCTTATCCCCATCGGATTTGCTGTGGCATCATGGTTCAAGATGGTCAAAGAAGACAACGCACTTCTAATGTGTTGCAAACCTAAGAAATAAACAACCTCGCGTAGCAAAGGGAAACACCCCTCGAGTCCTGACGGAGTAACCTCTCAGGGGTCTCCCTTTGCGCAAGAGAAAAATCATAAGTAGTTGAAATAAAAGGAGAAAGAAAATGGCAGACCAAGCTAAAAGAGTAGCACTGCTCGGATTTGACTGCGCAATCCCCAAGAGACTTGAAGCTCTCATTGAGGAAGGCGCACTGCCCAACTTTAAAAAGTTCAAGGCTGAAGGGTCTTACATGACTGAAGGGTACAACATGCCCACAGTTACCCCTCCGTCCTGGGCTACCATCTGCACCGGCGCGTTCCCCCGCACCCACGGCGTAGAAGACTACTACTATTACAACGAAGGTGAGTCCCTTCACTTCTCCAAGTGCGTTCAGGCTTTCGGTTCCGACATGCTGACAGCCCAGACCATCTGGGATGCATGGGACAAGGCCGGTAAAAAATCTATTGTTGTCAACTACCCCACCTCCTGGCCTTCCAAAATGGAAAACGGCATCATGGTTCAGGGTGAAGGCCTTTCCGCTGCTGAGCACCGCTGGCAGATTGAAGGTTACGAACACAAGGAATGGCTCTGTGCTGAATCCTGCGTAGCTACTGACTTCTACCCCATTGGTGTTCAGGCCCATTTCGAAGAAGCTGAAGGCTGGAAAAACATCCCTGAAGAAGTTGAAGATCAGGAACCTCTGGAAATGGTTATTCCCATGGAATTCGGCCATGCCATGGATCCCCTCAAGCCTCAGACCTGGTACGGCCTGACTTGGGAATCCGATGATGATGGTTACGACATCTTCGCACTTTGTCCTGAAAAAGATTTCTCCAAAGCATTCTTCACTATTAAGCTGAAAGAGTGGAGTGATGTTGTTGAGTACCAGTTCCCCATTGAATCCGATGGTCGCATCGAGCCCGGTTACTTCCGTTGCAAGCTGATGGAACTTTCCGATGATGGTGATGATTTCAAACTTTACATCTCCGGAATCAACGGCACTCAGGGTTACTGCGCTCCTGCAGACGCTCTCAAGAATGTCGATTTCACTAAGAATATTCTCGCCAACGACATGGGTTTTGTCGGTCATGCCAACGGCATCATTGATGACGAAACCATCATTGAGCTGGCTCAGTTCCACTCCGAATGGCTGACCGAAGTTCTGACCACCCTCATGAAGGATAATCCGGATTGGGATCTGGTTTACATGCACACCCACCTCATCGACTGGTTCTACCACGGTTTCCTCGACCAGATGGACAGCGATGACGAAGCAGTTCGCGAACACGCCATGAACCTTGAGCGCGCCATCTACCAGATCGAAGATAAATACCTCGGCATCATGATGGAAGCTATGCCCGAAGATACGCTGACCTGCCTGATCTCCGACCACGGTGCAACACCTATCGGACCGATCCTCAACACTGCTGAAGCACTGAAACAGGCTGGCCTGACCGCTTATGAAGCTCGTGAAGGCGACGGTAACTTCTTTGATGAGTCCGAAGGCTTCAACTACGAACTCATTCCTGAAAAATCCAAAGCTGTTCCTCAGCGTTACATGTTCGTCTATGTCAACCTCAAGTCCAAGTTCCCCGGCGGTATTGTTGAGGATGAAGATTACGAAAAGGTACGTAACGAAATTATCGATGCTCTTTATGACTACAAACACCCCGAAACCGGTGAACGCCCGGTAATGTGCGCCATCCCCAAAGAAGACGCAAAAGTCTTCGGCATGGGCGGCGAGCAGGCCGGTGACGTTGTTTACGTTCTCAAGCCTGAATACATGGCTGAGCACGGCTACGGTTTCCCCACCGGTGAATCCGGATGCGGTTCCCTGAAGAACGTTATGATGTGGCGTGGACCCGGTGTTAAACAGGGCTACGTATACGATCGTCCCCGTTGGCTGGCTGACGTTGTACCTACTTTCTGCCACGCAACCGGCAACCCGGTTCCCGCAGATACTGAAGGTGCAATCTGCTACCAGATTTTCGAAGATAAATAATATTTGACCCCCAAGGTCATCACACCCGATTCCGCTTAAGTGGTGTGGTTTAGTCTCCTAGTAATAAACCACACCACTAGCGGGGCCCGGAGTCAACGGAACTTCGGCCCGTTTGGCCCGGACCCGGGCACTATCTGAAAACTAGCCCGCAACTTTGTTGAGGAAGAAGCGGGTAAAATAAATGGAGAACAGCATAATGCTCTTTTTCGTAAATAAGCCGGAAGATAAAGTCCTTGAGCGCATCGCACTTGTCGGTGGCGATGAGGATAAGGCCCTGCTTCTGGTCGGTGATGCCGTAACCCTCGGCACTGCCCACTGGGAAGAAAAACTTGAAGATATGGATGTGGAAGACATTTACGTAGCCAAAGATGCCGTGGATGCCCGCAACATCGAACTCAGCGACAACTGTGAAGTGGTGGATTACGGCGAGATCGTGGACCTGCTGCTGGGCAGTGATGAAAAAGTCGTATCGCTTTAAGGAGAATCTGAGATGTCCAAGACTCTGACTATCATGCTTATGTCCGGTTCCGCTGAGAACGAGGATGCGCAGTTCGCAACCAATCTCGCTGAAGCGGCTCTTGAAAAAGGCCACAAAGTCCAGATGTATCTTTTCGGCAATGCCGTAAATATTTCAAAGCAGGAAGTTGCCATTGAAGGCGACCTGCATATTGCCCCCAGACTCGTTGATCACATTGAGCCTACCAAGAATTTCGAACGTATGGCCCGTTTGACTGAAAAAGGTGCGGATGTTTCCACCTGCCATACCAACGAGCATGCCCGCGGCATTGAATCCAAGGAATACGTTGACGGAGTTAAATGGGGCGATGTCGGCGGCTCTTTCACCAAATATCTCATGACCTCGGACGTAATGCTGTCCATCGGTCACTAGGAGGAAGATCATGATCAATTCCGCATGTCTGATCGTATCCAAACCCCTTGGTGTGGAGCTTTCCGCTCTCGGTATCCGCACCGCATGGGCCTGTCACCAGAACGGCTTTGAATGCAAGCTGGTCTTTTCTGAAGAAGGTGTCTGGTGTCTGACTGAGAAGCCCGGCTACCACACTTCCATGATCAACGATTTCATCGGCGAAGACGGTGAAGTT
Coding sequences within:
- a CDS encoding efflux RND transporter periplasmic adaptor subunit; amino-acid sequence: MPSLKKTSLYSIAAITTAAVIFVWLWRMDEIQAIANSNTSAQPALRVSVHEISNGPVSSWVMAEGRAEAVRKSSLQFEEPGKVVFIGQDKDGNPLREGTRIFGPANDSSGQLLARIDSRDKHSEVSQCEADYLAAQRELDGLRATMKQAEETLTEAEQDLKRKKQLFEQQFLARNMYDQARFRFTRAKAALSVAKMNIATAQAKLNSARAELRKVSRAPEKLELRAPFNGIIARMNIKVGDYFQPSDVNRSSKAELAASAPLTIIDPSEMELTLHIPEKQGRRVRTGQQVVVTPGFEGWPKGTTLENAPKAKGTVWSVSPQIDGKRRAVRVKIRLKQQETIIPDGMFATCWIMVEHKESAPRIPLNSMLYDGPQPYAFICENGTARRRNLRTGLRDNRFAEILHGLKPGELVAQGGRKKLVNGAPVSIIKQNKTTENENVEH
- a CDS encoding BCCT family transporter, producing MATSSKGEGADLRPDLKILVPATLVLFAIIACSILFTEASEKVLKAAYGAFASNTGTIYLWVTVGMMFLCAFFMFSSYGNIKFGEEDEKPEFNNFSWIAMMFCSGVAGAVMFWSIVEPLFNLAYPPKFAEPLSRESFEWAMSYVLLHWGPVTWPWYMVTALPICYMFYKRKKPVLRISAAAEPVLGEKVNGGIGKGIEVFFIIGLMFSNAAVMGVSVPIVNHALAKTLGIEPSFTMEMFILAVSAVIFTASVSMGLKKGIKILSDTNVVIALSMVFFCLVAGPTVFIMDNFTNSFGNMVGNFWSMIFWTDPYTDGSFPQDWTIFYALWMASYGPFMGLFIARISRGRTVRNVIGMGLAGGIAGSYMIHAVFGGYTMWAQLNGVVDAVGVLKASGGPAALVAVLSTLPAGSVVLIGYCVFSTIFLATSVDSCAYIISCAATTKLVPGHEPTRGHRFYWAAVQAGLALAAITMGGLGPVKIFANFAGALMLIPIGFAVASWFKMVKEDNALLMCCKPKK
- a CDS encoding phosphodiesterase, producing MADQAKRVALLGFDCAIPKRLEALIEEGALPNFKKFKAEGSYMTEGYNMPTVTPPSWATICTGAFPRTHGVEDYYYYNEGESLHFSKCVQAFGSDMLTAQTIWDAWDKAGKKSIVVNYPTSWPSKMENGIMVQGEGLSAAEHRWQIEGYEHKEWLCAESCVATDFYPIGVQAHFEEAEGWKNIPEEVEDQEPLEMVIPMEFGHAMDPLKPQTWYGLTWESDDDGYDIFALCPEKDFSKAFFTIKLKEWSDVVEYQFPIESDGRIEPGYFRCKLMELSDDGDDFKLYISGINGTQGYCAPADALKNVDFTKNILANDMGFVGHANGIIDDETIIELAQFHSEWLTEVLTTLMKDNPDWDLVYMHTHLIDWFYHGFLDQMDSDDEAVREHAMNLERAIYQIEDKYLGIMMEAMPEDTLTCLISDHGATPIGPILNTAEALKQAGLTAYEAREGDGNFFDESEGFNYELIPEKSKAVPQRYMFVYVNLKSKFPGGIVEDEDYEKVRNEIIDALYDYKHPETGERPVMCAIPKEDAKVFGMGGEQAGDVVYVLKPEYMAEHGYGFPTGESGCGSLKNVMMWRGPGVKQGYVYDRPRWLADVVPTFCHATGNPVPADTEGAICYQIFEDK
- a CDS encoding glutamate decarboxylase, with the translated sequence MLHEKDKIRGELLDDIYASSDLSVTLPKYKFPEEEHLPRDVYQVVHDELMLDGNSRQNLATFCSTWVDPEVHQLMDECLDKNMIDKDEYPQTAELENRCVHMLADLWNSPDAANTLGCSTTGSSEAAMLGGMAMKWRWREKMKAQGKPTDKPNMICGPVQICWHKFAKYWDVELREIPMEKDRLIMSPEEVIKRCDENTIGVVPTLGVTFTCDYEPVKEVCAALDKLQDETGLDIPIHVDGASGGFLAPFCDPDLEWDFRLERVKSINTSGHKFGLSPLGVGWVIWRDREHLPDDLIFWVNYLGGNMPSFALNFSRPGGQIVAQYYNFLRLGREGYRKIHQACYDTAAYLADEIEKLGVFDIVYNGRGGIPAVSWSLKKSVTGFNCYDLSDKLRSRGWQVPAYSMPAHREDLVLMRVLVRHGVSRDIGSLLIEDMKRCLDYFEKNPVTNSLGAEYGGYSHSSSK
- a CDS encoding amino acid permease, with amino-acid sequence MPDPAKKRLSVFTLSLMTVAAVCSLRGLPMMAREGLSMIFYILFSTLIFLIPASLVAAELGGAFSKESGGVYTWVKAAFGSRWGFTAIWLQWIQNVVWYPTVLGFAAGALAYLFMDPGLANSGAYTGSIILIAYWGATFITLAGTDIVSKVTKYGVLLGTVLPGIMIIVLGLLWVNMGNPMEFMQVSPAVEAAEKAAGELPHARLFPSISGLGSVAFLAGIILLFAGVEVHAVHANELEDPGKQFPESMFLAAGIIFLLFTLGSLSVAAVIPAKEISLTAGLMQAFEMLLSKFHMDFMTPVIGLLVSFGAIGGVMSWISGPSRGLLHTADQGELPPLLAKTNKNGMPINILLVQAVIVSLLAGLYFIMDNVSVAFFMISAMTVTLYLVMYILMYAAAIKLRYTRPDLPRTYKVPGGLFGLCAVAGIGLLGVCFALIVGFFPPTNLKVGNPALYVALVAAGMIVFVGLPLLINALKKPNWKRDEESD
- a CDS encoding TetR/AcrR family transcriptional regulator, which translates into the protein MPRKVDQEGTIKRREQILKAAGKCFAAKGFHQSSMADICKEAGLSPGTVYHYFRSKDEMVLHFAQRELEQAQEYAEVLKNVGSVEELVDFTISAILDPEEHGELQFYLELLTEGGRNRDVGKALLQADEVVYYALKKHLKRLEAHGNGASKSSLAYYVGMQIVALEIFKLEDPSAKECREVSMLFKKGLLSVLTGEKDN